The following proteins are encoded in a genomic region of Meleagris gallopavo isolate NT-WF06-2002-E0010 breed Aviagen turkey brand Nicholas breeding stock unplaced genomic scaffold, Turkey_5.1 ChrUn_random_7180001862788, whole genome shotgun sequence:
- the LOC100539974 gene encoding tubulin alpha-1B chain yields the protein MRECISIHVGQAGVQIGNACWELYCLEHGIQPDGQMPSDKTIGGGDDSFNTFFSETGAGKHVPRAVFVDLEPTVIDEVRTGTYRQLFHPEQLITGKEDAANNYARGHYTIGKEIIDLVLDRIRKLADQCTGLQGFLVFHSFGGGTGSGFTSLLMERLSVDYGKKSKLEFSIYPAPQVSTAVVEPYNSILTTHTTLEHSDCAFMVDNEAIYDICRRNLDIERPTYTNLNRLISQIVSSITASLRFDGALNVDLTEFQTNLVPYPRIHFPLATYAPVISAEKAYHEQLSVAEITNACFEPANQMVKCDPRHGKYMACCLLYRGDVVPKDVNAAIATIKTKRSIQFVDWCPTGFKVGINYQPPTVVPGGDLAKVQRAVCMLSNTTAIAEAWARLDHKFDLMYAKRAFVHWYVGEGMEEGEFSEAREDMAALEKDYEEVGVDSVEGEGEEEGEEY from the exons CGTGAGTGCATCTCCATCCACGTGGGCCAAGCGGGCGTGCAGATCGGCAATGCCTGCTGGGAGCTGTACTGCCTGGAGCACGGCATCCAGCCCGACGGGCAGATGCCCAGCGACAAAACCATCGGCGGGGGGGACGACTCCTTCAACACCTTCTTCAGCGAGACGGGGGCTGGCAAGCACGTGCCCCGTGCCGTCTTTGTGGACCTGGAACCCACTGTGATCG ATGAGGTGCGCACGGGGACGTACCGGCAGCTCTTCCACCCCGAGCAGCTGATCACGGGCAAGGAGGATGCGGCCAACAACTACGCCCGGGGGCACTACACCATCGGCAAGGAGATCATCGACCTGGTGCTGGACCGCATCCGCAAGCTG GCTGACCAGTGCACGGGGCTGCAGGGCTTCCTGGTGTTCCACAGCTTCGGGGGCGGCACCGGCTCCGGCTTCACCTCGCTGCTGATGGAGCGCCTGTCGGTGGACTACGGCAAGAAGTCCAAGCTGGAGTTCTCCATCTACCCGGCCCCGCAGGTGTCCACGGCCGTGGTGGAGCCCTACAACTCCATCCTCACCACCCACACCACGCTGGAGCACTCCGACTGCGCCTTCATGGTGGACAACGAGGCCATCTACGACATCTGCCGCAGGAACCTGGACATCGAGCGCCCCACCTACACCAACCTGAACCGCCTCATCAGCCAGATCGTGTCCTCCATCACGGCCTCGCTGCGCTTCGACGGGGCTCTGAACGTCGACCTGACGGAGTTCCAGACCAACCTGGTGCCCTACCCCCGCATCCACTTCCCCTTGGCCACGTACGCACCGGTGATCTCGGCAGAAAAAGCCTACCACGAGCAGCTGTCGGTGGCTGAGATCACCAACGCGTGCTTCGAGCCGGCCAACCAGATGGTGAAGTGCGACCCGCGGCACGGCAAGTACATGGCGTGCTGCCTGCTGTACCGCGGGGACGTGGTGCCCAAAGACGTCAACGCCGCCATCGCCACCATCAAGACCAAGCGCAGCATCCAGTTTGTGGACTGGTGCCCCACTGGATTCAAGGTGGGCATCAACTACCAGCCGCCCACCGTGGTGCCCGGGGGGGACCTGGCCAAGGTGCAGCGCGCCGTGTGCATGCTGAGCAACACCACGGCCATCGCCGAGGCGTGGGCGCGCCTGGACCACAAGTTTGACCTGATGTACGCCAAGCGAGCCTTTGTGCACTGGTACGTGGGGGAGGGCATGGAGGAGGGGGAGTTCTCGGAGGCCCGGGAGGATATGGCAGCCCTGGAGAAGGATTATGAGGAGGTGGGAGTGGATTCGGTGGAGGGTGAGGGcgaggaggaaggagaggagtaCTGA